A stretch of Gymnodinialimonas phycosphaerae DNA encodes these proteins:
- a CDS encoding extracellular solute-binding protein, with protein sequence MRKVSLASAILATTALTSPVFADGHLMIVEEPLELTIHMHWPRAQGYGVGGETSEIYPVELEARRLTGISLVDDTMGANTTDSGEAMNLLLAMGEMPDIVGGHLIQQPVNQFGPEGAFLPLNDLVAEHAPNIQAFWDENPDLQAAISAYDGNYYYIPYLPDGEFGRAWFIRQDWLDALGLEQPQNVDELYTTLVAFRDGDPNGNGEADEIPYFARQWQEVNRLLTLWDARSSGSDTYHDFYVNDAGEIVHPYAQDAYRVGLSNIAQWYEEGLIDPEIFTRGSSSRDYLLSENLGGMTHDWFASTSGYNSALAEAVPGFNFIPFLPPASAGGVRMEEHRRIPIKPDGWAISYSNEHVIETIRYFDFWFTEEGRNLANFGVEGRTWNMVDGEPIFTDEVLNSDQAVNSQMYLEGAQIQRGYWQDYRYEWQWTAEAAREGIELYSANDLLVDQFLGVAFNQQEQAIYDRYWPSIRTYMLERQQAWILGSGDVEEDWADYIETLNDMGYDQVIEVMNSAYARQYG encoded by the coding sequence ATGCGTAAAGTTTCACTAGCCTCGGCCATTCTGGCGACAACGGCGCTGACCAGCCCCGTCTTCGCAGACGGCCATCTGATGATCGTGGAAGAGCCGCTTGAGCTGACGATCCACATGCACTGGCCCCGTGCCCAAGGCTACGGCGTTGGCGGCGAAACCAGCGAGATCTATCCGGTCGAGCTGGAAGCGCGTCGCTTGACCGGCATCAGCCTGGTCGACGACACCATGGGCGCGAACACCACCGACAGTGGCGAAGCGATGAACCTGCTTCTGGCGATGGGCGAGATGCCCGACATCGTCGGCGGGCACCTGATCCAACAGCCAGTCAACCAGTTCGGGCCCGAGGGCGCGTTCCTGCCGCTCAACGATCTGGTCGCAGAGCATGCGCCGAATATACAGGCGTTCTGGGATGAAAACCCGGATCTTCAAGCCGCGATCTCGGCCTATGACGGCAATTATTACTATATTCCATACCTGCCCGATGGTGAATTCGGCCGCGCGTGGTTTATCCGTCAGGACTGGCTGGATGCGCTTGGTCTTGAGCAGCCGCAAAACGTGGACGAGCTCTACACCACGCTGGTTGCGTTCCGCGATGGCGATCCCAACGGCAACGGCGAAGCGGACGAGATTCCGTACTTCGCGCGTCAGTGGCAAGAGGTGAACCGCCTGTTGACGCTGTGGGACGCCCGGTCGTCCGGCTCTGACACCTACCACGATTTCTACGTCAACGATGCAGGTGAGATCGTTCACCCCTATGCGCAGGACGCCTATCGCGTGGGCCTGTCCAACATCGCTCAGTGGTATGAGGAAGGCCTGATTGATCCCGAGATCTTCACGCGCGGTTCCTCCTCGCGGGACTACCTCCTGTCCGAGAACCTTGGCGGTATGACCCATGATTGGTTTGCGTCGACGTCCGGCTACAATTCTGCGTTGGCGGAAGCCGTTCCGGGCTTCAACTTCATCCCGTTCTTGCCGCCTGCCTCCGCCGGTGGTGTGCGCATGGAAGAGCATCGTCGCATCCCGATCAAGCCCGATGGTTGGGCGATCAGCTATTCCAACGAGCACGTGATCGAGACGATCCGGTACTTTGACTTCTGGTTCACCGAAGAAGGCCGCAACCTTGCCAACTTCGGCGTTGAAGGCCGCACGTGGAACATGGTCGATGGAGAGCCGATCTTCACCGACGAGGTGTTGAATTCCGATCAGGCCGTCAACAGCCAGATGTATCTGGAAGGCGCGCAGATCCAGCGCGGCTACTGGCAGGACTACCGCTACGAATGGCAGTGGACGGCGGAGGCTGCTCGCGAGGGCATCGAGTTGTATTCCGCCAACGACCTGCTGGTTGACCAGTTCCTGGGCGTGGCGTTCAACCAGCAAGAGCAGGCGATCTATGACCGGTATTGGCCGTC
- a CDS encoding carbohydrate ABC transporter permease, with product MANMNLYSRGDKAFVILNMFLIAVFTISALYPFIYIASLSMSTGFEARAGNVVLTPVGFTLDAYAQVLSERMFWVSYGNTFIYTIGGTLMSLAFIIPGAYALSRRQLYGRRFWNLMVAFTMWFHAGMIPFFLNMRDLGLLDSYFGIIIGFAVNGFNIILLRNFFEGIPQSFEEAARMDGANEFQVLWKVYMPLSKPAIATVALFCIVSRWNGFFWAMVLLQDEDKIPLQVYLRHVILELSDDEEFAATLLDATYSFETVSAAIIVCSIIPILLIYPFLQKYFSKGIMLGGVKE from the coding sequence ATGGCCAACATGAACCTCTATTCGCGCGGTGACAAAGCCTTCGTCATTCTCAACATGTTCCTGATCGCGGTTTTCACGATCTCGGCGCTTTATCCTTTCATCTACATCGCGTCCCTGTCGATGAGCACCGGTTTCGAGGCGCGGGCGGGCAACGTGGTTCTGACGCCGGTAGGCTTCACACTGGACGCCTACGCCCAGGTCCTGTCCGAGCGGATGTTCTGGGTCAGCTACGGTAACACGTTCATCTACACCATCGGCGGCACGCTGATGAGCCTCGCGTTCATCATCCCCGGCGCCTACGCCCTGTCGCGCCGCCAGCTGTACGGGCGCCGTTTCTGGAACCTGATGGTGGCGTTCACCATGTGGTTTCACGCCGGCATGATCCCGTTCTTCCTGAACATGCGCGATCTGGGGCTGCTGGACAGCTATTTCGGCATCATCATCGGCTTCGCCGTAAACGGCTTCAACATCATCCTTTTGCGCAACTTCTTCGAGGGTATCCCGCAATCGTTCGAAGAGGCCGCCCGTATGGACGGCGCCAATGAATTCCAGGTGCTGTGGAAGGTCTACATGCCACTCTCCAAGCCCGCGATCGCCACGGTCGCGTTGTTCTGCATCGTGTCGCGCTGGAACGGCTTCTTCTGGGCCATGGTGTTGTTGCAAGACGAGGACAAGATCCCGCTGCAAGTTTACCTGCGCCATGTCATTCTGGAGCTCAGCGACGACGAGGAATTCGCCGCGACGCTCTTGGATGCCACCTATTCGTTCGAGACCGTCAGTGCTGCGATCATTGTCTGTTCGATCATCCCCATCCTGCTCATCTACCCGTTCCTGCAGAAGTATTTCAGCAAGGGCATCATGTTGGGCGGCGTGAAGGAATAA
- a CDS encoding ABC transporter permease, whose translation MSTPGTNVGGPGKTEETVLLAKEALHTTRPSRMVRVGDHLKREWQLYAMLIPTIIWLLVFLYKPMYGLQIAFRDYSVFRGVAASPWIGFEHFETLFNNDQFLRALRNTIYISGLSLLFGFPMPIILALMFNEILREWFKKTAQTIVYLPHFISSVIIAGIVITGFSPSAGIVNTVLEWFGGESIYFLTRPEWFRPIFVGTTIWQEAGFQSIVYLAAIAGVSPTLYESAVVDGASRWQMMWKITIPSILPTIIIMLIIRIGNMLEVSFEMIILLYQPATYETADVVNTFIYRQGLQGGQYDLAAAAGLFNAVVAFVLVMSANAISKRYSRTSLW comes from the coding sequence ATGAGTACCCCGGGCACAAATGTTGGCGGCCCCGGCAAGACGGAAGAGACCGTTTTACTTGCCAAAGAGGCTCTGCACACAACACGCCCCAGCCGCATGGTGCGGGTTGGGGACCACCTGAAGCGGGAATGGCAGCTCTACGCCATGCTGATCCCCACGATCATCTGGCTGCTCGTCTTCCTTTACAAGCCGATGTACGGACTTCAGATCGCGTTCAGGGATTATTCGGTCTTCCGCGGCGTCGCCGCCAGCCCGTGGATCGGGTTCGAGCATTTCGAGACGCTTTTCAACAACGACCAATTCCTCCGCGCCCTTCGCAATACCATTTATATCTCGGGCCTAAGCCTGCTGTTCGGTTTCCCGATGCCGATCATTCTTGCGCTTATGTTTAATGAGATCCTGCGCGAATGGTTCAAGAAGACGGCGCAAACCATCGTCTACCTGCCGCACTTCATCTCATCCGTGATCATCGCGGGCATCGTGATCACGGGCTTCTCGCCCTCGGCGGGTATCGTCAACACGGTACTGGAATGGTTCGGCGGTGAGTCGATCTACTTCTTGACGCGGCCCGAATGGTTCAGGCCGATCTTTGTCGGCACTACGATCTGGCAAGAGGCCGGGTTCCAATCCATCGTTTACCTCGCGGCTATCGCGGGTGTCTCACCGACGCTCTATGAATCCGCCGTGGTGGATGGTGCCAGCCGCTGGCAGATGATGTGGAAGATCACCATCCCGTCGATCCTGCCAACGATCATCATCATGCTGATCATCCGCATCGGCAACATGCTCGAAGTCAGCTTCGAGATGATCATCCTGCTCTATCAGCCCGCCACCTACGAGACGGCGGACGTCGTGAACACGTTCATTTATCGTCAGGGCTTGCAGGGCGGCCAATACGACCTTGCTGCCGCCGCGGGCCTGTTCAACGCGGTCGTGGCCTTCGTCCTGGTGATGAGCGCCAACGCAATTTCCAAGCGCTATTCGCGCACATCCTTGTGGTAG
- a CDS encoding ABC transporter ATP-binding protein, which yields MSGVILKNIVKAYGAVQVVHGIDLEVQEQEFVVLVGPSGCGKSTTLRMIAGLEEISDGDLTIDGRVMNRVAPKDRDVAMVFQNYALYPHLNVAENIAFGLRIRKESKQVIEDSIEEVAGILGLKEYLERRPADLSGGQRQRVAMGRAIVRRPKVFLFDEPLSNLDAKLRTQMRAEIKRLHKRLGVTSIYVTHDQVEAMTLADRIVVMNDGRIEQIGTPMELFLNPANAFVAGFLGAPPMNQIKATIADGTNGPMAEFAGQKIALAPLSGLQNAVGREVIVGIRPEYSQIVTDATDGAVMGDLDLVETLGSEALLHMTVGGEPFVIRTETLGNIEKLDAVTGFTAQPDLIKVFDAQTGLALSGQTRVA from the coding sequence ATGTCCGGCGTTATCTTGAAGAACATCGTGAAGGCGTATGGCGCGGTCCAGGTCGTTCACGGGATTGATCTTGAGGTGCAGGAACAAGAGTTCGTGGTCCTCGTTGGCCCGTCTGGTTGTGGCAAGTCCACAACGCTGCGGATGATTGCTGGCCTGGAAGAAATTTCGGACGGCGATCTGACGATTGACGGCCGTGTGATGAACCGGGTCGCTCCCAAAGATCGCGATGTCGCGATGGTGTTTCAGAACTACGCGCTTTACCCGCATCTCAACGTGGCCGAAAATATCGCCTTCGGCCTGCGCATCCGCAAGGAGAGCAAGCAGGTCATCGAGGACTCGATCGAGGAAGTCGCAGGTATTCTGGGCCTGAAAGAGTACCTTGAACGTCGGCCCGCAGACCTGTCCGGTGGTCAGCGTCAGCGCGTTGCCATGGGTCGTGCCATCGTGCGCCGCCCCAAGGTTTTCCTCTTTGATGAACCGCTCTCGAACCTTGACGCGAAGCTGCGCACCCAGATGCGCGCCGAGATCAAGCGCCTGCACAAACGCCTTGGCGTGACCAGCATCTACGTGACCCACGATCAGGTGGAGGCAATGACGCTGGCGGACCGGATCGTCGTGATGAATGACGGCCGGATCGAGCAGATCGGCACCCCGATGGAGCTTTTCCTCAATCCCGCCAATGCCTTCGTCGCGGGCTTCCTGGGGGCGCCCCCGATGAACCAGATCAAGGCGACGATTGCCGATGGGACCAATGGGCCGATGGCGGAATTCGCGGGGCAGAAGATCGCGCTTGCGCCACTGTCGGGCCTGCAAAACGCAGTGGGTCGCGAAGTGATCGTCGGCATCAGGCCCGAGTATAGCCAGATCGTGACGGACGCTACCGATGGGGCTGTGATGGGCGATCTGGACCTTGTCGAAACGCTCGGTTCCGAGGCGTTGTTACACATGACCGTCGGCGGAGAGCCCTTCGTGATCCGAACCGAGACACTCGGCAACATCGAAAAGCTGGATGCCGTGACAGGTTTCACGGCGCAGCCGGATCTGATCAAGGTCTTCGACGCGCAAACTGGATTGGCCCTGTCCGGCCAAACGCGTGTCGCATGA
- a CDS encoding enolase C-terminal domain-like protein, translating to MRITEVIVTPIAIPDVPLANTKGVHPSVFLRAVIEVKTDTGLVGLGEAYGAKRTLTGLQTVAPTLEGLDPYDLRDLRRRVEQALPNSGGVNAPTALADHKVIDVVYSAYEIALLDIRGKEVGRPLYDLLGGAVRKTIPFGGYLFYKFAKQDLTFGPDIMGEVMTPDTLVAQAREFAAEYGFKSWKLKGGVLHPDEEVETLLKLREVFPNDGLRIDPMGGWTVETSLKVIDQLGGTAGGVLEYLEDPVRGMDAMSELSAQTDLPLATNLVVVEFEQIIEAVKKDAVQIVLSDHHYWRGATGAVHLGEICRAAGLGVSMHSNSHLGISLAAMRHVAAATPNLTYDCDTHYPWSTKEIIKGGRPTFRNGTLQVPEGPGLGVELDHEAVAELHALYNNAMVKDRDDTDEMMKYIPDYVRKVPRW from the coding sequence ATGAGAATTACTGAGGTTATCGTCACACCGATCGCGATCCCGGACGTGCCCCTGGCAAACACCAAGGGCGTGCATCCGTCGGTATTTCTGCGCGCCGTCATCGAGGTGAAAACAGACACCGGCCTTGTCGGTCTGGGCGAGGCCTATGGCGCAAAGCGTACGCTGACGGGCTTGCAGACCGTGGCCCCCACGCTTGAGGGGCTAGATCCCTATGATCTGCGCGACTTGCGTCGCCGCGTGGAACAAGCGCTGCCAAACAGCGGTGGCGTGAACGCCCCCACGGCCCTGGCCGATCACAAGGTGATCGACGTCGTCTATTCGGCCTACGAGATCGCCTTGCTGGACATTCGCGGCAAGGAAGTTGGGCGCCCGCTTTACGACCTGCTTGGCGGCGCCGTGCGCAAGACGATCCCTTTCGGCGGTTATCTCTTCTACAAGTTCGCCAAGCAGGATCTGACCTTCGGCCCCGATATCATGGGAGAGGTCATGACGCCCGACACCCTTGTGGCGCAGGCCCGCGAATTTGCGGCCGAGTACGGCTTCAAATCCTGGAAGTTGAAGGGCGGCGTCCTGCATCCCGACGAAGAAGTCGAAACGCTTTTGAAGTTGCGAGAGGTCTTCCCCAACGACGGCCTGCGCATCGACCCGATGGGGGGCTGGACCGTTGAGACCTCTCTTAAGGTGATCGACCAGCTTGGCGGCACCGCGGGGGGCGTTCTGGAATACCTTGAAGACCCGGTGCGTGGGATGGACGCAATGTCGGAGCTGTCGGCACAAACTGATCTGCCATTGGCCACCAATCTTGTGGTGGTGGAGTTCGAGCAAATCATTGAGGCCGTCAAGAAAGACGCCGTGCAGATCGTGCTGTCGGATCATCATTATTGGCGCGGTGCGACGGGGGCCGTTCATCTGGGCGAGATCTGCCGTGCGGCAGGATTGGGCGTGTCGATGCACTCCAACTCTCACCTCGGGATATCGTTGGCCGCGATGCGCCACGTGGCCGCCGCCACCCCGAACCTGACCTATGATTGCGACACCCATTACCCCTGGTCGACGAAAGAGATCATCAAGGGCGGTCGCCCGACGTTCAGGAACGGGACGCTACAGGTGCCCGAGGGGCCCGGACTTGGGGTGGAGCTGGACCACGAAGCCGTGGCCGAGCTTCATGCGTTGTACAACAATGCCATGGTGAAGGACCGCGACGACACGGACGAGATGATGAAATACATTCCGGATTATGTCCGCAAAGTGCCCAGATGGTAG